The following coding sequences lie in one Arachis ipaensis cultivar K30076 chromosome B03, Araip1.1, whole genome shotgun sequence genomic window:
- the LOC107630636 gene encoding uncharacterized protein LOC107630636 isoform X1, producing the protein MTSNTMETRTTPKRRRLVKQYQSNKQFMQKNTAEIHKKQHFISPMMAGGHGQKRVTPMPSKQSTQKEVPLSKRMKSMPNQKIGASEEEPKNLKKRPTMGMDKFLETHGVHLEREDDDFEPSAENERSIQEKQQNLRKINTKSSCQAMTLDTFLETNGIHVEGEEEHSGANANEVGDDDDDDDFSDDEDYVGEYEDEVLHGDDNHLMETNNVKDTPKTRRTRGKTWCAKIHARSWEEREEVTFYKGQAMGPTPRRVNDLTYFIGTMGRNSDFITLMYTSWKAVPLKVKKRIWKYINSKFILPKEGKGWVMTGVREAWKGYKTRIKGKHFEIYNNIEDMLKNRPLDIPEVQFQKLIA; encoded by the exons ATGACCTC AAATACAATGGAAACAAGAACTACTCCAAAGCGGAGAAGACTGGTAAAACAGTATCAAAGCAACAAGCAATTCATGCAGAAAAATACAGCAGAAATTCATAAGAAGCAACATTTTATCTCTCCAATGATGGCTGGTGGTCATGGACAAAAGAGAGTGACTCCTATGCCTTCTAAGCAAAGCACTCAAAAAGAAGTCCCACTTTCCAAAAGAATGAAAAGTATGCCGAACCAGAAAATTGGAGCTAGTGAAGAAGAACCAAAAAATCTTAAAAAGCGTCCAACCATGGGTATGGATAAATTTTTGGAGACACATGGGGTTCATTTGGAAAGAGAAGATGACGATTTTGAACCAAGTGCTGAAAACGAAAGATCTATTCAAGAAAAGCAACAAAATCTTAGGAAGATAAATACAAAATCAAGTTGTCAAGCCATGACACTTGATACATTTTTGGAGACAAATGGGATTCATGTGGAAGGAGAGGAGGAACATAGTGGAGCAAATGCTAATGAAGttggagatgatgatgatgatgatgatttctcGGATGATGAGGACTATGTTggtgaatatgaagatgaagTTCTTCATGGTGATGACAATCACCTTATGGAAACTAACAATGTTAAAG ATACTCCAAAGACTAGAAGGACACGAGGAAAAACATGGTGTGCTAAAATCCATGCAAGAAGTtgggaagaaagagaagaggtGACTTTTTATAAAGGACAAGCAATGGGACCAACTCCAAGAAGAGTGAATGATTTAACTTACTTTATTGGAACAATGGGAAGGAATAGCGATTTCATAACATTGATGTACACTAGTTGGAAAGCTGTGCCCCTCAAAGTAAAAAAGCGCATATGGAAATATATTAAT TCAAAGTTCATTCTTCCAAAAGAGGGGAAAGGGTGGGTGATGACTGGTGTTCGAGAAGCTTGGAAAGGTTACAAAACAAGAATCAAGGGAAAGCATTTTGAGATATATAACAACATTGAAGATATGCTGAAAAATCGCCCTTTAGATATTCCAGAAGTTCAATTTCAAAAGTTAATTGCATAA
- the LOC107630636 gene encoding uncharacterized protein LOC107630636 isoform X3 yields the protein MTSFSQDSSKNWMSLPRHSQEFRDGINRFLDYAYSVENPQGEEILCPCAKCCNFLWGQRESIYSHLICFGFVKGYTRWVNHGESVIGMDVDTGDTGEIYSCDDIEGLLDERFRNVADVEGEKEGMNEDAKKFYNLVDEASKELYPGCKGFSTLSFTIRLYLLKCLHGWSNASFTSLLELLKEAIPNLNLPSSFNKAKAMVRDLGLDYKKIDACPNDCMLYWKEHENETCCHECGTSRWNEPVVVEGDISSKKAHNIPAKTLRHFPLIPRLQRLFMCSKTAKNMSWHQE from the exons ATGACCTC GTTTTCCCAGGACTCATCCAAGAACTGGATGAGTTTACCAAGACATAGCCAAGAGTTTAGAGACGGCATCAATAGATTCTTGGACTATGCTTACTCCGTTGAAAATCCTCAAGGAGAGGAAATTCTATGTCCTTGTGCAAAATGTTGCAACTTCCTTTGGGGTCAAAGAGAGTCTATTTATAGCCATTTAATATGCTTTGGATTTGTCAAGGGCTATACACGATGGGTTAATCATGGGGAAAGTGTAATTGGTATGGATGTCGATACTGGTGATACCGGTGAGATTTATTCATGCGATGACATTGAAGGCTTGCTAGACGAAAGGTTTAGGAATGTGGCAGATGTTGAGGGAGAAAAAGAAGGTATGAACGAAGATGCAAAGAAGTTCTATAATTTGGTTGACGAGGCTAGCAAAGAACTATATCCTGGTTGCAAGGGATTTTCTACGTTATCTTTCACCATCCGACTATACTTGTTGAAGTGTTTACATGGATGGAGCAATGCCTCATTCACTTCCCTCCTGGAGTTGTTGAAAGAGGCTATTCCTAACTTGAATCTCCCTTCTTCTTTCAACAAAGCCAAGGCTATGGTGAGAGATTTAGGTCTTGATTATAAAAAGATTGATGCATGCCCAAATGATTGCATGCTATATTGGAAAGAGCACGAGAATGAAACATGTTGCCATGAATGTGGAACTTCTCGTTGGAATGAGCCTGTGGTAGTTGAAGGTGACATATCTTCAAAGAAAGCTCACAACATTCCTGCAAAGACATTACGGCACTTTCCCCTAATTCCCAGGCTTCAAAGGCTATTCATGTGCTCAAAGACCGCTAAGAATATGAGTTGGCATCAGGAATAG
- the LOC107634514 gene encoding 1-aminocyclopropane-1-carboxylate synthase 7-like: MGIEIEKPCVVELSNIAVSNTHGEDSPYFAGWKAYDDNPYDELTNPSGVIQMGLAENQVSFDLLEKYLEEHSEATTWGKGVRNSSFRDNALFQDYHGLHSFRAAMASFMEQIRGERAKFEPDRLVITAGATAANELLTFILANPGDALLVPTPYYPGFDRDLRWRTGVKIVPIHCDSSNNFQITPEALEGAYKEAESMNTKVRGVLITNPSNPLGATIERSVLEQILEFVTRKNIHLVSDEIYSGSVFSPSEFVSVAEILEARNYKDAERVHIVYSLSKDLGLPGFRVGTIYSYNDKVVTTARRMSSFTLISSQTQHLLASMLSDKDFTELYIRTNRERLRKRYEMIIEGLRSNGIECLKGNGGLFCWMNMSPLLEKATKEGELKLWNAIIHQVKLNISPGSSCHCSEPGWFRVCFANMSENTLQVALERIRNFVDKIRTHTLTAGSN, encoded by the exons ATGGGTATTGAGATTGAGAAACCTTGCGTGGTGGAGCTTTCCAATATTGCAGTTTCTAACACTCATGGAGAAGACTCTCCTTATTTCGCTGGTTGGAAAGCCTACGATGACAACCCCTATGATGAACTCACTAACCCTTCTGGGGTTATACAAATGGGACTAGCAGAGAATCAA GTTTCATTTGATTTACTTGAGAAATACTTGGAGGAACACTCAGAGGCCACAACATGGGGTAAAGGAGTTCGTAATAGTAGCTTCAGAGACAATGCTTTGTTTCAAGACTACCATGGACTCCACTCTTTTAGAGCTGCAATGGCCAGCTTCATGGAGCAAATAAGAGGAGAGAGAGCCAAATTCGAGCCTGACCGACTCGTCATCACTGCTGGTGCAACCGCAGCCAATGAACTCTTAACCTTCATCCTCGCAAACCCTGGAGACGCTTTGCTCGTTCCAACCCCTTACTATCCAGG ATTTGATAGAGATTTGAGGTGGAGGACTGGGGTGAAGATAGTTCCAATTCACTGCGACAGCTCCAACAACTTCCAAATCACTCCAGAAGCGTTAGAAGGCGCATACAAAGAAGCAGAATCTATGAACACAAAGGTGAGAGGAGTGCTAATTACAAACCCCTCAAACCCATTAGGTGCAACCATAGAGCGCTCAGTTCTGGAGCAAATTCTGGAGTTTGTTACTCGCAAGAACATCCACCTGGTTTCCGACGAGATCTACTCAGGCTCAGTGTTCTCTCCATCAGAGTTCGTGAGCGTTGCGGAGATCCTGGAAGCACGCAATTACAAAGATGCTGAAAGAGTTCACATTGTTTATAGCCTCTCGAAGGATCTTGGACTCCCCGGCTTCAGAGTGGGAACCATTTATTCTTACAACGATAAGGTGGTTACGACCGCGAGGCGGATGTCGAGTTTCACACTGATATCCTCTCAGACGCAGCATCTCTTGGCTTCCATGTTATCGGATAAGGACTTCACGGAGCTCTACATTAGGACCAACAGAGAGAGACTGAGGAAGCGCTACGAGATGATCATTGAAGGGTTGAGGAGCAATGGGATTGAGTGCTTGAAAGGTAATGGAGGATTGTTTTGTTGGATGAATATGAGTCCGTTGCTTGAGAAGGCAACCAAGGAAGGTGAACTTAAGCTATGGAATGCGATTATTCATCAAGTGAAGCTCAATATATCGCCAGGGTCTTCATGCCATTGTTCCGAACCAGGTTGGTTCAGGGTTTGCTTTGCAAACATGTCTGAGAACACCCTCCAAGTTGCACTCGAAAGAATACGTAACTTCGTAGATAAAATAAGGACTCACACTCTCACAGCTGGTTCTAATTGA
- the LOC107633332 gene encoding uncharacterized protein LOC107633332: MCYMGHHVFLPEEHPWRTNKMSFNGKEEHRKAPPLLKGMEVLSHLDSMENSFGKTKKKVNEGPWRKRSIFFYLPYWKYNTSRHNLDVMHIEKNIVDSILGTLLDISGKTKDHLNARYDLKEIGIRKNLHPKEIRGHRKVKFAKACFSMTKAEKSIFCDVLKKAKLPDGAASNISRCVNLAERKVSGYKTHDAHFMLHYLLQIPIKSILPDSVAIPLIRLGSFFRQLCQKVITLEEINQLEAEIVITLCQLERIFPPSFFDIMMHLPIHLANEVRLGGPVQFRWMYPPERYMCTLKSYVRNRSRPEGSIAEAYLVDECLTFCSRYLHDGVQTKLNRIPRNNDANDFEAEIPHSFPILFPKKGCPLGAKKGELFSLDDKSRNQAHSYILLNCGKIEDYVREHEADQQGTSWVKAKNHSMNFPSWFKARAMRQNVPDWIKELSRGPNKIAKRYSGYFINGYRFHTRQCEARRKTQNSGVTLVALTTSFASAKDPNPIHAKVSYCGRINDIIELDYFGNFKVVLFRCDWYETQEDGYGSSYVQFNKKCYQEEPFVLACQVDQCFYVQDPFDQNKHYVMKSIPRDLFSIGDEDDVDPQAIYEKEPSDQSMGPSIPNDNGEIDLIRGDLHEVVIDASKGVLLSQEYNTESEDNSEDDIE, encoded by the exons ATGTGTTATATGGGTCATCATGTTTTTTTGCCCGAGGAACATCCATGGAGAACTAATAAAATGTCATTTAATGGAAAAGAAGAACATCGAAAAGCTCCACCGTTGCTAAAGGGCATGGAAGTTTTAAGTCACTTAGATTCTATGGAGAACTCCTTTGGGAAGACAAAAAAAAAGGTGAATGAAGGCCCGTGGAGGAAAAGGtcaatctttttttatttacCTTACTGGAAGTATAACACATCAAGACACAATCTTGATGTAATGCATATAGAAAAGAATATAGTTGACAGTATTCTTGGAACTCTCTTGGATATATCTGGAAAGACAAAAGACCACCTAAATGCTCGATATGACTTGAAAGAAATAGGCATTCGTAAGAATCTTCATCCAAAAGAAATAAGAGGTCATAGAAAAGTGAAGTTTGCAAAAGCATGTTTCTCCATGACTAAAGCTgagaaatcaattttttgtgaTGTCTTGAAGAAAGCAAAGCTACCTGATGGTGCTGCCTCAAATATTTCTCGATGTGTGAACCTTGCAGAAAGAAAAGTATCTGGTTACAAGACTCATGATGCCCATTTTATGCTGCATTATTTACTGCAAATTCCCATCAAAAGTATACTTCCAGATTCGGTCGCAATCCCTTTAATTCGGCTTGGCTCTTTTTTTCGTCAGTTATGTCAAAAGGTTATCACATTAGAAGAGATAAATCAATTGGAAGCAGAGATTGTGATAACACTATGCCAATTGGAGAGGATTTTTCCTCCTTCATTTTTTGACATAATGATGCATTTGCCTATTCATTTGGCTAATGAAGTGAGACTAGGCGGCCCAGTTCAATTTCGGTGGATGTATCCTCCCGAAAGATACATGTGTACTTTGAAGTCATATGTTCGAAATAGAAGTCGTCCTGAAGGATCTATTGCGGAGGCCTACTTGGTTGATGAGTGTTTAACTTTTTGCTCACGTTATTTACATGATGGTGTTCAAACAAAATTGAATAGAATACCCCGGAATAATGATGCTAATGACTTTGAAGCGGAAATTCCACATTCGTTTCCAATTTTGTTTCCTAAGAAAGGCTGTCCATTGGGAGCAAAGAAGGGTGAGCTTTTTTCTCTTGACGACAAGTCTCGAAACCAAGCCCATAGCTATATATTATTGAACTGTGGAAAAATTGAAGACTATGTTAG AGAGCATGAGGCTGATCAACAAGGAACAAGTTGGGTGAAAGCTAAGAACCATAGTATGAACTTTCCCTCATGGTTTAAAGCACGTGCCATGCGTCAGAATGTTCCAGATTGGATTAAGGAGCTTTCTAGAGGGCCCAACAAGATTGCAAAAAGATATTCGGGGTATTTTATCAATGGGTATAGATTTCATACTAGGCAATGTGAGGCAAGACGCAAGACGCAAAATAGTGGTGTAACTTTAGTTGCGTTGACTACGAGCTTTGCAAGTGCAAAGGATCCAAATCCAATTCATGCAAAAGTTTCCTACTGTGGCAGAATAAATGATATAATTGAGTTAGACTACTTTGGCAATTTTAAGGTTGTATTGTTTAGATGTGACTGGTATGAGACTCAAGAGGATGGCTATGGCTCTTCGTATGTTCAATTCAACAAAAAATGCTATCAAGAAGAGCCTTTTGTGTTGGCATGTCAAGTAGACCAATGCTTCTATGTGCAAGATCCATTTGATCAAAATAAACATTATGTTATGAAGTCAATTCCAAGGGATTTATTTAGCATAGGTGACGAAGATGATGTTGATCCCCAAGCTATATATGAAAAAGAGCCATCTGACCAGTCAATGGGTCCTTCTATACCCAATGATAATGgtgaaattgatttgattaggGGTGACTTGCACGAAGTTGTTATAGATGCTTCAAAAGGAGTTCTTCTTTCACAAGAATACAACACAGAATCAGAAGATAATTCCGAAGACGACATTGAATGA
- the LOC107630636 gene encoding uncharacterized protein LOC107630636 isoform X2 produces MTSNTMETRTTPKRRRLVKQYQSNKQFMQKNTAEIHKKQHFISPMMAGGHGQKRVTPMPSKQSTQKEVPLSKRMKSMPNQKIGASEEEPKNLKKRPTMGMDKFLETHGVHLEREDDDFEPSAENERSIQEKQQNLRKINTKSSCQAMTLDTFLETNGIHVEGEEEHSGANANEVGDDDDDDDFSDDEDYVGEYEDEVLHDTPKTRRTRGKTWCAKIHARSWEEREEVTFYKGQAMGPTPRRVNDLTYFIGTMGRNSDFITLMYTSWKAVPLKVKKRIWKYINSKFILPKEGKGWVMTGVREAWKGYKTRIKGKHFEIYNNIEDMLKNRPLDIPEVQFQKLIA; encoded by the exons ATGACCTC AAATACAATGGAAACAAGAACTACTCCAAAGCGGAGAAGACTGGTAAAACAGTATCAAAGCAACAAGCAATTCATGCAGAAAAATACAGCAGAAATTCATAAGAAGCAACATTTTATCTCTCCAATGATGGCTGGTGGTCATGGACAAAAGAGAGTGACTCCTATGCCTTCTAAGCAAAGCACTCAAAAAGAAGTCCCACTTTCCAAAAGAATGAAAAGTATGCCGAACCAGAAAATTGGAGCTAGTGAAGAAGAACCAAAAAATCTTAAAAAGCGTCCAACCATGGGTATGGATAAATTTTTGGAGACACATGGGGTTCATTTGGAAAGAGAAGATGACGATTTTGAACCAAGTGCTGAAAACGAAAGATCTATTCAAGAAAAGCAACAAAATCTTAGGAAGATAAATACAAAATCAAGTTGTCAAGCCATGACACTTGATACATTTTTGGAGACAAATGGGATTCATGTGGAAGGAGAGGAGGAACATAGTGGAGCAAATGCTAATGAAGttggagatgatgatgatgatgatgatttctcGGATGATGAGGACTATGTTggtgaatatgaagatgaagTTCTTCATG ATACTCCAAAGACTAGAAGGACACGAGGAAAAACATGGTGTGCTAAAATCCATGCAAGAAGTtgggaagaaagagaagaggtGACTTTTTATAAAGGACAAGCAATGGGACCAACTCCAAGAAGAGTGAATGATTTAACTTACTTTATTGGAACAATGGGAAGGAATAGCGATTTCATAACATTGATGTACACTAGTTGGAAAGCTGTGCCCCTCAAAGTAAAAAAGCGCATATGGAAATATATTAAT TCAAAGTTCATTCTTCCAAAAGAGGGGAAAGGGTGGGTGATGACTGGTGTTCGAGAAGCTTGGAAAGGTTACAAAACAAGAATCAAGGGAAAGCATTTTGAGATATATAACAACATTGAAGATATGCTGAAAAATCGCCCTTTAGATATTCCAGAAGTTCAATTTCAAAAGTTAATTGCATAA